A window of Micromonospora sp. WMMC415 genomic DNA:
GACTCCGCGCCCCCGTCGGTCAGGTCGGCGACCCGGAGCATCCGCTTCCAGCCGCGCTCTCCCGTGTGTCGGCGCGCCCGCTCGCTCAGCCGCGCGGGGTCGACGAGCTGGCGACGGACGAGTACGTCGACGAGGGCGACGGCATCCTCCACCCGGAGCCATTGCGCGAGATCCCAGCAGGTGCGTTCCGGCGTGGTGACCGGAACGCCGGCCCGGAGGACCACGTCGGTCCCGGGCAGGGTGGCGGTGTGCACGGCCAGGCCGCTCACCGGACCGAACCGCCGGCCGGTGGGCACCAGGACGTCGAGTGACTCGTGTGCCTCCACGCGGCCGGCTCCGAACAGGGCCGCGGCACTTCGCCCGGCGATCGCCGCGCCGGGCGGGATCAACCACCGTGCCGCTGCCGCGCAGCGTGTCGGATGCGAGACGACGAGTCCGGCGTCGGCGTAGACGTCCTTGAAGAGTGGCCGCCATGCGGTGCTTCGCAGCTCAGCGCGGGTGAGCAGCCCTT
This region includes:
- a CDS encoding endonuclease domain-containing protein codes for the protein MPVPPRRPARLQGRLFRGSQVVSQGLLTRAELRSTAWRPLFKDVYADAGLVVSHPTRCAAAARWLIPPGAAIAGRSAAALFGAGRVEAHESLDVLVPTGRRFGPVSGLAVHTATLPGTDVVLRAGVPVTTPERTCWDLAQWLRVEDAVALVDVLVRRQLVDPARLSERARRHTGERGWKRMLRVADLTDGGAESPPESRLRVRLVLAGLPAPATQFVVERDGAFVARLDLAWPQWKIAIEYDGIWHHDPEQLHRDRRRLNRLVGDDWIVLHLTSKRLATDFDGFLAEVRHAIRTRKR